The Methanohalophilus portucalensis genome window below encodes:
- a CDS encoding APC family permease yields the protein MSEEKGDAGIDLHHAEQCSKVVCDASELERTIDWKQGLAIALGVPLLILPSLGYFPLWVSSAAIIVWGLSVFQGFMQNLAYGELATAFPHASGLPGFAQNVFKTKDYTGKYDKSKLIGGFSAWSYWFAWNPVLAIFAILVGGYMYNLFPILAETFTEYQLSLVAGIVIFGGLILVNYRGLEGGALAGYILAAISLLPLIVITLAPFATGDVVMSNITSQWLPADWAWDAHHILILFGLFAMAQWSACAWETAAIYGPEYKNPGSDVPKALFVCGVVCFFSFVLVQAAVIGVLGVEGTIAQPISPMIPVAQAAFGSAGAVVAIVMLIAAMVLIIQTAYLGSARAMHSMATEGNLPKIFGKLNSSGTPIVAMVVIGLFNLLLISMGTPTAILAASAIGYTCANGISLFAYVKAKLNPEMAALDRPFKAPTGWKNIALLFGIFNIPLCLVGVVYLNSLEVGWTSTWVGFIVLALYLPMWFYSRNEAHKEKETISAVSLVSSISSSKKK from the coding sequence ATGAGCGAAGAAAAAGGCGATGCAGGAATCGATCTGCATCATGCGGAACAATGTAGTAAAGTCGTGTGCGATGCCAGTGAACTGGAACGTACCATTGACTGGAAACAGGGACTTGCCATCGCACTTGGTGTCCCGCTGTTGATCCTGCCTTCTCTGGGATATTTCCCTCTTTGGGTATCATCGGCTGCAATAATTGTTTGGGGTCTTTCTGTATTCCAGGGTTTTATGCAAAACCTTGCTTATGGTGAACTTGCAACGGCTTTTCCCCATGCATCGGGTCTACCCGGATTTGCACAAAATGTGTTTAAAACAAAAGATTATACGGGTAAATACGACAAAAGTAAACTGATAGGCGGTTTCAGTGCCTGGAGTTACTGGTTTGCATGGAACCCCGTACTTGCGATATTTGCCATCCTTGTCGGTGGCTATATGTACAATCTTTTCCCCATACTTGCAGAAACATTTACTGAATACCAGCTTTCTCTGGTTGCGGGAATTGTAATATTCGGTGGGCTTATCCTTGTAAATTACCGTGGTCTTGAGGGTGGTGCACTTGCAGGCTATATACTAGCAGCGATTTCACTATTGCCTCTGATTGTCATTACTCTGGCACCCTTTGCAACCGGTGATGTGGTAATGTCTAATATCACAAGCCAGTGGCTTCCAGCAGATTGGGCATGGGATGCTCATCATATCTTGATACTCTTTGGTCTGTTTGCAATGGCCCAGTGGAGTGCTTGTGCCTGGGAAACAGCGGCTATCTATGGCCCTGAATACAAGAATCCCGGATCTGACGTACCAAAAGCTCTGTTTGTCTGTGGTGTCGTATGTTTCTTCTCTTTCGTACTTGTACAGGCAGCAGTAATAGGAGTTCTAGGTGTTGAAGGTACAATTGCACAACCAATATCCCCAATGATCCCTGTAGCACAGGCTGCCTTTGGATCTGCCGGTGCAGTGGTTGCAATCGTCATGTTGATTGCAGCAATGGTGCTTATCATCCAGACTGCTTACCTTGGTTCTGCCAGGGCAATGCACTCAATGGCAACTGAAGGAAACCTGCCAAAAATTTTCGGTAAACTAAATTCCTCCGGTACCCCCATTGTAGCAATGGTAGTAATTGGCCTTTTCAACCTGCTGTTGATATCCATGGGTACACCTACTGCAATCCTTGCAGCATCTGCTATTGGTTACACATGTGCAAACGGTATCAGTCTATTTGCCTATGTAAAAGCCAAATTGAACCCTGAAATGGCCGCACTCGACAGGCCTTTCAAGGCACCAACAGGCTGGAAGAACATTGCATTGCTCTTTGGTATATTCAACATCCCTCTATGTCTTGTGGGTGTAGTCTATCTTAACAGTCTTGAAGTCGGATGGACTTCAACCTGGGTCGGATTCATAGTACTGGCACTTTATCTGCCAATGTGGTTCTACTCTAGGAATGAGGCACATAAGGAAAAAGAAACAATCAGTGCTGTCAGCCTTGTTTCAAGTATCTCCTCCAGTAAAAAGAAGTGA
- a CDS encoding peptidase U32 family protein produces MDSNYPVPELVVGVRDEGTLSACSKYADAVYFSVDRLSLRSRAKAITVDNLTGFVKSVRKKGLKAYLVVNSVIYPEDTFDLSAILNAARRAKVDAIVAWDPAVILQASSMGLDIHISTQANVSNAKTAEFYGSLGASRIILSRELSLDQIKQIRQNTDIKLEVFVHGAMCQAISGRCYLSAYLLGKSGNCGQCTQPCRWEWTLSADDGSQVQVGGKYLLSARDLCMIEHIPQLIEAGIDAFKIEGRLRDSRYISTVSRCYSEALEAFRSGEFESNRVLEWNQQLYAVYNRGFSTGFYFGIPSREGFIVEKDMNASQTLKQLVGEVVNYYKNQSAAYVKLTDSGLNIGDTILIEGENTHLEQHVSSMQVTGNNIKSAVKGMDVGLAVSGRVRPNDKVFRIANSDKSGNE; encoded by the coding sequence ATGGATTCTAATTACCCTGTACCTGAACTTGTAGTAGGTGTAAGGGATGAAGGTACCCTTTCCGCATGTTCAAAGTATGCAGATGCTGTGTATTTTTCCGTAGACCGGCTGAGTCTACGATCCCGTGCAAAGGCGATTACTGTGGATAATCTTACAGGCTTTGTAAAATCGGTACGAAAAAAAGGGTTGAAAGCCTATCTTGTTGTCAATTCTGTCATATATCCTGAAGACACTTTTGATTTATCGGCTATCCTCAACGCTGCCAGGAGGGCAAAAGTGGATGCAATCGTAGCCTGGGATCCTGCTGTGATATTGCAGGCATCCTCTATGGGACTTGATATACATATTTCCACACAGGCCAATGTTTCCAATGCAAAGACGGCAGAATTTTATGGTTCTCTTGGTGCAAGCCGTATTATTCTATCGCGCGAGCTAAGTCTTGATCAAATCAAACAAATCAGACAGAATACTGATATTAAACTGGAGGTTTTCGTTCACGGGGCTATGTGTCAGGCAATTTCCGGAAGGTGTTACCTTTCGGCATATCTTCTGGGTAAATCCGGTAACTGCGGTCAATGTACCCAGCCGTGTAGATGGGAATGGACACTCAGTGCGGATGATGGTTCGCAGGTGCAAGTGGGTGGAAAATACCTGCTAAGTGCCAGGGACCTGTGCATGATTGAACATATTCCCCAACTCATAGAAGCCGGGATAGATGCCTTCAAGATTGAGGGGCGATTACGTGACTCAAGATACATTTCTACTGTATCCCGGTGTTATTCAGAAGCTCTGGAGGCCTTCAGGAGTGGAGAATTTGAAAGCAACAGGGTACTTGAATGGAATCAACAGCTTTATGCTGTTTATAACAGAGGTTTTTCCACAGGTTTCTATTTTGGTATTCCCTCCCGTGAAGGTTTCATTGTGGAAAAAGACATGAATGCATCGCAAACCCTCAAACAACTTGTAGGTGAGGTTGTAAATTATTATAAAAATCAGAGTGCTGCATATGTGAAGCTTACAGATTCTGGCCTTAATATAGGTGATACGATTCTGATTGAAGGGGAAAATACCCATCTTGAACAGCATGTATCTTCCATGCAGGTGACAGGTAATAATATTAAATCAGCTGTAAAAGGTATGGATGTGGGGCTTGCGGTAAGTGGCAGGGTCAGGCCCAATGATAAAGTATTCAGGATAGCAAATTCTGATAAATCCGGGAATGAGTGA
- a CDS encoding nucleoside deaminase, with the protein MSEMDQFMKEAINEAMAGRDKGGIPIGSVLVRNGKIIGRGHNLRVQEEDPLAHAEISCMRDAGRIGSYADTVLYSTLMPCYLCAGAVVQFGIKKVVAGESETFEGAQDFLRSKGVEVVDLDIPECKMLMKEFIREYPELWNEDIGESGPY; encoded by the coding sequence ATGAGTGAAATGGATCAATTTATGAAAGAAGCGATAAATGAAGCCATGGCCGGCCGTGATAAAGGTGGTATACCCATAGGCTCTGTACTTGTGAGGAATGGAAAAATTATAGGAAGAGGGCATAATCTCAGGGTTCAGGAAGAAGACCCGCTTGCACATGCGGAAATTTCCTGTATGAGGGATGCGGGCAGAATTGGAAGTTATGCTGATACAGTGTTGTATTCTACCCTTATGCCCTGCTACCTGTGTGCCGGTGCTGTGGTGCAGTTTGGTATTAAAAAAGTGGTTGCCGGGGAGTCAGAAACCTTTGAAGGAGCACAGGATTTCCTGCGTAGCAAAGGAGTTGAGGTGGTTGACCTGGATATACCTGAATGTAAAATGTTGATGAAGGAATTTATTCGGGAATACCCTGAGCTCTGGAATGAGGATATAGGAGAGAGTGGGCCATACTAA
- a CDS encoding DNA topoisomerase VI subunit B yields the protein MPAPIAEELAKKQQSISVAEFFEKNRQILGFDSAPRSLITTIKEAVDNSLDACEESGILPDIMLHIKRSGKSGVVVIIEDNGPGIVKDQIPRVFAKLLYGSRFHALKQSRGQQGIGISAAVLYSQLTAGHATRIISKIGPQSPAHYYELMINTRTNDPEILKDEITEWDRPHGTRVEMEMEATYVKGRRQSVEEYLKATAIVNPHARIKLIDPDGDERIFERATDKIPEPASEILPHPHGIELGTLMKMLRYTGRQRLAPFLRYSFSKIGLLTAEEICSASGLDVDMDPHTIEREDAKRLLEAFQKVKIMSPPTDCLSPIGEELIYKGLEKEFKVDFIATTTRTPSVYSGNPFVVEVGIAYGGNLQKDDRVNIMRFANRVPLLYQQGGCVTTHGVEGIKWKQYGINQPGGGLPIGPLVLLIHVASTNVPFTSESKDAIADIPEIQDEVELALKEVGRKLNRFLKKKGSLKKRKEKEVIINKVLPRMAEKLAETLDREVPDINPVVARVMGNLLVDRQFDDVNANVSLRTKNFGSKKVEFKLHEMLPFQVEATPSPKVVSMGNDYDYIWKIVLKPGEAFAVNYQLPDPSDLESIKEPPIVEGVEEEIVTGARAIKGVV from the coding sequence ATGCCAGCACCAATTGCAGAAGAACTTGCAAAAAAGCAACAGTCAATAAGCGTAGCCGAATTTTTTGAAAAGAACAGACAGATACTGGGTTTTGATTCGGCCCCCAGAAGTCTTATTACTACTATAAAGGAAGCTGTGGATAACTCCCTGGATGCCTGTGAGGAATCGGGGATATTGCCTGACATAATGCTTCATATCAAACGCTCGGGTAAAAGTGGGGTCGTTGTGATTATTGAGGACAACGGTCCGGGTATTGTGAAAGATCAGATCCCGCGGGTTTTTGCCAAACTGCTTTATGGTTCTCGCTTTCATGCGCTCAAGCAGAGCAGGGGTCAGCAGGGTATCGGTATCTCTGCAGCGGTTCTCTATTCCCAGCTGACAGCAGGCCATGCTACCAGGATTATTTCAAAGATAGGTCCCCAGTCCCCGGCTCACTATTATGAACTGATGATCAATACCCGTACCAATGACCCTGAAATCTTGAAAGATGAAATAACCGAATGGGATCGTCCTCATGGAACCCGGGTGGAGATGGAAATGGAGGCCACCTATGTAAAGGGGCGCCGCCAATCTGTAGAGGAATATCTCAAGGCCACAGCTATCGTAAATCCTCATGCCCGCATAAAACTCATTGACCCTGACGGTGATGAGAGGATATTTGAAAGGGCGACTGATAAAATACCCGAACCTGCAAGCGAGATCCTGCCGCATCCCCATGGCATTGAACTGGGTACGCTCATGAAGATGTTGCGTTATACCGGCAGGCAGAGACTTGCTCCTTTTCTGAGATATTCTTTTTCCAAGATAGGTTTGCTCACAGCAGAAGAAATCTGTAGTGCCAGTGGACTTGATGTGGATATGGACCCGCACACCATTGAAAGGGAAGATGCGAAACGTCTTCTGGAGGCTTTCCAGAAAGTAAAAATTATGTCCCCTCCGACAGATTGTCTTTCCCCTATAGGTGAAGAATTGATCTATAAAGGTCTGGAGAAAGAATTCAAAGTAGATTTTATTGCAACTACCACGCGTACTCCCTCCGTTTATTCAGGTAATCCCTTTGTTGTGGAAGTTGGGATTGCTTACGGAGGCAACCTGCAAAAGGATGACAGGGTCAATATAATGAGGTTTGCCAACAGGGTCCCTCTTCTTTATCAGCAGGGAGGCTGTGTGACCACACATGGCGTGGAAGGTATCAAATGGAAGCAATATGGTATTAACCAGCCTGGTGGGGGGCTGCCCATTGGTCCTTTGGTACTGCTTATACACGTGGCCTCCACAAATGTACCTTTTACATCTGAATCCAAGGACGCTATTGCGGATATCCCGGAGATTCAGGATGAGGTGGAACTGGCCCTCAAAGAAGTGGGAAGGAAACTAAATCGCTTCCTTAAAAAGAAAGGTTCCCTTAAAAAACGCAAGGAAAAGGAAGTTATTATTAACAAGGTATTGCCCAGGATGGCTGAAAAACTGGCAGAAACACTTGACAGGGAAGTACCGGATATCAATCCCGTTGTTGCCAGGGTAATGGGCAACCTGCTTGTTGACAGGCAATTTGATGATGTTAATGCCAATGTGTCCCTCAGGACAAAGAATTTTGGGAGCAAGAAAGTAGAATTCAAATTACATGAGATGTTGCCTTTCCAGGTCGAGGCAACCCCCTCTCCGAAAGTGGTCAGTATGGGCAATGATTATGATTACATATGGAAAATTGTCCTCAAGCCAGGCGAGGCTTTTGCCGTCAATTACCAGTTACCGGACCCATCGGATTTGGAGTCTATAAAAGAACCTCCTATTGTTGAAGGGGTTGAGGAAGAGATCGTTACAGGTGCCCGAGCGATAAAAGGGGTTGTATAA
- a CDS encoding DNA topoisomerase IV subunit A, translating to MAKNEHRKEHDRLAQQRLTGLASELYSHFVDGKIPYVNMPSRTKNNIEFNENSDVWVYGGRESERSAKTVKGAFQLLKTSHVLDFLLNNHIGNNRGSTLRELYYISENWDIAKFKEQPESDRLIEDLEIISSLQREYFHMRPEEDGATLFGPLQLREETKRGDRDIHCQEDVGESGYQIPFNVENIDFIDHDAKFIIAIETGGMYARLIENGFDELNDAILVHLKGQPARSTRRMIKRMNEELGIPVVVFTDGDPWSYRIYASVAYGAIKSAHLSEFMATPAAKFVGVQPSDIVEYELSTDKLTDKDVDALRSELTDPRFETDYWKEQINLQLDIGKKAEQQAFAGKGLDFVTKTYLPDRLSDMGII from the coding sequence ATGGCTAAGAATGAACACCGTAAAGAGCATGACAGGCTTGCACAGCAAAGGTTAACGGGTCTTGCATCGGAGTTGTATTCGCATTTTGTGGATGGAAAGATTCCTTATGTGAATATGCCCAGCAGAACCAAGAACAATATTGAATTTAATGAAAATAGTGATGTATGGGTGTATGGTGGCAGGGAGAGTGAAAGAAGTGCCAAGACCGTCAAAGGTGCATTCCAGTTATTGAAAACCTCTCATGTGCTGGATTTTCTTTTAAATAACCATATTGGGAATAACCGTGGTTCAACGTTGAGGGAATTATACTATATTTCCGAGAACTGGGATATTGCCAAGTTCAAGGAACAACCCGAAAGTGATCGCCTGATTGAGGATCTTGAGATAATTTCCAGTCTCCAGAGGGAATATTTCCACATGCGTCCCGAAGAAGACGGTGCTACACTTTTTGGTCCTCTGCAGCTGCGGGAAGAGACCAAGCGAGGCGATCGTGATATCCATTGCCAGGAGGATGTGGGTGAAAGTGGCTATCAGATCCCTTTCAATGTGGAGAATATCGATTTCATAGATCATGATGCCAAATTCATAATAGCCATTGAGACCGGTGGTATGTATGCCCGTTTGATTGAGAATGGTTTTGATGAATTAAATGATGCTATACTTGTACATCTCAAAGGCCAGCCTGCTCGCTCAACCCGGCGTATGATAAAAAGGATGAATGAAGAACTGGGTATTCCGGTTGTGGTATTTACTGATGGTGATCCCTGGTCATATCGTATCTATGCTTCAGTTGCATACGGTGCCATCAAGAGTGCCCACCTTTCCGAGTTCATGGCAACTCCTGCGGCCAAGTTTGTCGGAGTGCAGCCATCGGATATCGTGGAGTATGAATTATCCACCGATAAATTGACCGATAAGGATGTCGATGCCCTGCGCAGTGAACTTACAGATCCGAGGTTTGAAACCGATTACTGGAAAGAACAGATTAACCTGCAGCTTGATATTGGGAAAAAGGCAGAACAGCAGGCCTTTGCGGGCAAGGGTCTGGACTTTGTCACAAAGACATACCTGCCCGATAGGCTTTCTGATATGGGTATAATTTAA
- a CDS encoding bifunctional N(6)-L-threonylcarbamoyladenine synthase/serine/threonine protein kinase, with protein sequence MTLVLGIEGTAWNLSAAVVNEDEVVCEVTHTYKPVTGGIHPREAAQHHAQFASWVISNLFDEIAEKNISPNDIDAISFSQGPGLGACLRTVATAARALSLSLEIPLVGVNHCVAHVEVGRWKTPAKDPVVLYASGANTQVLAYRRGKYRVFGETLDIGVGNALDKFARSAGLSHPGGPQIEMYAKDSVKYVNLPYVVKGMDFSFSGLSTAATDALQKHTLEDVCYSLQESAFAMLVEVTERALAHTGKTEVLLGGGVGANMRLREMLDIMCDDRGASFYVPEKRFMGDNGAMIAWLGLLMYKAGDTIEVEDSHVNPNYRPDMVDVTWLKE encoded by the coding sequence GTGACGCTGGTTCTTGGCATAGAGGGCACCGCATGGAATCTGAGTGCGGCTGTTGTTAATGAAGATGAAGTTGTCTGTGAGGTGACGCATACATACAAACCGGTTACAGGGGGAATTCATCCTCGAGAAGCGGCTCAACATCATGCCCAGTTTGCTTCCTGGGTGATTTCCAATCTTTTCGATGAAATAGCAGAGAAAAACATAAGTCCCAATGATATTGATGCGATCTCTTTTTCACAGGGTCCGGGTCTAGGTGCCTGTTTGAGGACCGTGGCAACTGCTGCCAGGGCCCTTTCCCTGTCCCTTGAAATTCCTCTTGTAGGGGTAAACCATTGTGTAGCCCATGTGGAGGTCGGTAGGTGGAAAACACCTGCAAAGGATCCTGTGGTTCTCTATGCAAGCGGTGCTAATACCCAGGTACTGGCCTACAGGCGTGGAAAATACCGCGTATTCGGGGAGACCCTGGATATTGGTGTAGGAAATGCCCTTGATAAGTTTGCCCGCAGTGCAGGCCTGTCTCATCCGGGCGGGCCGCAGATCGAGATGTATGCAAAGGATTCGGTAAAATACGTAAACCTGCCCTATGTGGTGAAGGGTATGGATTTCTCTTTTTCCGGGCTTTCAACTGCAGCCACCGATGCCCTGCAAAAACATACTCTGGAGGATGTGTGTTATTCCCTGCAGGAGAGTGCTTTTGCAATGCTTGTGGAGGTAACCGAACGGGCTCTGGCACATACCGGTAAGACGGAGGTGTTGCTCGGTGGTGGTGTCGGTGCGAACATGCGCCTGCGGGAAATGCTTGATATCATGTGTGATGACCGTGGTGCATCCTTTTATGTTCCTGAAAAACGTTTCATGGGAGATAATGGTGCTATGATCGCCTGGCTTGGTCTTCTTATGTATAAGGCAGGCGATACAATAGAGGTCGAAGATTCTCATGTAAATCCAAATTATCGTCCTGACATGGTGGATGTGACATGGTTGAAGGAGTAA
- a CDS encoding Kae1-associated kinase Bud32: MVEGVNGMIRDGAEAKVIRKNSRLVKSRIPKRYRVRELDERIRRERTRAEARLISEARRAGVATPVIYDIYNSTIEMDFIEGKPLKYVISEGLCEKLGELVGRLHAAGIIHGDLTTSNIIWDGSKMWLIDFGLAFSAEDIESRGVDIHVLFQTLESSHPDHEALIDAFCRGYYRTLESARDVLERVVEIETRGRYA, translated from the coding sequence ATGGTTGAAGGAGTAAATGGAATGATCAGGGATGGTGCAGAGGCAAAGGTCATCCGGAAGAATAGCCGTCTGGTCAAGAGTCGCATCCCTAAACGTTATCGTGTGCGGGAACTGGATGAGCGGATACGCAGGGAACGTACTCGTGCAGAGGCCCGTTTGATCTCGGAAGCCCGCAGGGCCGGGGTGGCGACACCCGTTATCTATGATATTTATAATTCCACCATTGAGATGGATTTCATTGAAGGTAAGCCATTAAAATATGTCATTTCTGAAGGTTTATGTGAAAAACTCGGGGAACTTGTGGGCAGGCTCCATGCTGCAGGTATAATTCACGGAGACCTTACGACCTCGAATATCATCTGGGATGGAAGCAAGATGTGGCTTATCGATTTTGGGCTTGCTTTCAGTGCAGAGGATATTGAATCCCGCGGTGTAGATATTCATGTGCTCTTCCAGACCCTTGAAAGCTCCCATCCCGACCACGAGGCACTCATAGATGCCTTTTGCAGGGGTTATTATCGCACTCTTGAATCTGCGAGAGATGTACTGGAAAGGGTTGTTGAAATTGAAACCAGGGGAAGGTACGCCTGA
- a CDS encoding XTP/dITP diphosphatase, whose product MRKIVFVTGNSGKFREIKAILGQRGIEVLQNTDGYPELQEDDLEPIAADGARRACEKLGMPVMVDDSGLFIDALNGFPGPYSAFVEDNLGNPKVLKLMEDEENRSAYFKSVIGYCEPGKEPLTFTGTVEGNIAYEEKGEGGFGYDPIFLYGDRTFGEMGDEEKNKVSHRKRAVDKFVEWVDSNF is encoded by the coding sequence ATGCGCAAAATTGTATTCGTTACCGGCAACAGCGGCAAGTTCAGGGAAATCAAGGCAATCCTGGGGCAGAGGGGAATTGAGGTTCTCCAGAACACCGATGGTTATCCTGAGTTGCAGGAGGATGACCTGGAACCAATCGCAGCCGATGGTGCCCGCCGAGCCTGTGAAAAACTGGGAATGCCTGTAATGGTTGATGATTCCGGGCTTTTCATTGATGCCCTGAATGGTTTCCCGGGCCCCTATTCTGCCTTTGTGGAGGATAATCTTGGCAATCCCAAAGTCCTTAAATTAATGGAGGATGAAGAAAATCGCAGTGCTTATTTCAAATCCGTCATTGGCTACTGTGAGCCGGGAAAAGAACCCCTGACGTTTACCGGTACTGTTGAAGGCAACATCGCTTATGAGGAAAAAGGGGAAGGCGGTTTTGGCTATGACCCTATATTCCTGTATGGTGACCGGACATTTGGTGAGATGGGAGATGAGGAAAAGAATAAAGTATCCCACAGAAAGCGTGCTGTGGACAAGTTTGTGGAATGGGTTGACTCAAACTTCTGA
- a CDS encoding cyclase family protein, whose translation MIDITQSIGPETRVYPGDPKVTVRRIASIESCGYSVSELEMGSHTATHIDAPAHIFEDGRTVDELELSSLVGRAYLIDLSGKTEIRNDEMEEAFPSKDKNRCEIILLKTESSDQKFAKILPDAAEWIAKKGFLTVGIDSESLDSGEGLDNHRVLLGKGINIIENLDLKKVAPGYYGFVCLPLKIKGCDGAPARAILLQSEV comes from the coding sequence ATTATTGATATTACACAATCCATCGGACCTGAAACCAGGGTTTATCCGGGGGATCCAAAAGTTACTGTCAGACGGATCGCTTCGATAGAATCCTGCGGATACAGTGTCTCAGAACTCGAAATGGGAAGTCACACTGCAACCCATATCGATGCCCCTGCCCATATATTTGAGGACGGGCGCACAGTGGATGAACTGGAATTATCCTCTCTTGTAGGCAGGGCTTATCTGATCGATCTTTCCGGGAAAACCGAAATCCGAAATGACGAAATGGAAGAAGCCTTTCCCTCCAAAGACAAAAACAGATGTGAAATCATATTGCTGAAAACTGAATCATCAGACCAAAAATTTGCAAAGATACTCCCAGATGCCGCAGAATGGATTGCAAAAAAAGGATTCCTGACAGTGGGTATCGATTCTGAGTCATTGGATTCCGGGGAAGGACTGGATAACCACAGAGTTTTGCTTGGAAAAGGGATCAATATCATTGAAAATCTGGACCTTAAAAAGGTTGCACCGGGTTATTATGGATTTGTCTGTCTGCCACTAAAAATAAAAGGGTGTGATGGGGCACCGGCACGAGCAATACTTCTCCAGTCAGAAGTTTGA
- a CDS encoding histidinol phosphate phosphatase domain-containing protein → MIDLHTHTIFSDGELIPSEQVRRAKTLGYEAIGLTDHADFTNVEHILNCVTKAKYLEELMDIKVLPGIEITHVPPVKIATLAKLARGLGAEIVVVHGESPVEPVLPGTNRAAAQCSDVDILAHPGFITEEEAKIAADNNVCLEITSRGGHNRTNGHVAKIAKLSGATMVVDTDSHHPSDLITTSTALKVAMGAGLEKDEAKQVLENSRVFI, encoded by the coding sequence ATGATAGATCTGCATACACATACAATATTCAGCGATGGAGAACTTATTCCAAGTGAACAGGTCCGCAGGGCAAAAACTCTCGGATATGAGGCAATCGGCCTAACAGACCATGCCGATTTCACCAACGTAGAACACATACTCAACTGTGTTACCAAGGCAAAATACCTGGAAGAGCTAATGGATATAAAGGTGCTTCCCGGCATTGAGATAACACATGTGCCCCCTGTAAAAATAGCAACCCTTGCAAAACTTGCAAGAGGACTGGGAGCCGAAATTGTTGTTGTACACGGGGAAAGTCCGGTAGAACCGGTTTTGCCCGGCACAAACCGTGCAGCTGCACAATGTTCGGATGTAGATATCCTGGCACACCCCGGATTTATCACTGAAGAAGAAGCTAAAATTGCAGCGGACAATAATGTATGCCTGGAAATAACCTCCAGGGGCGGGCATAACCGCACCAATGGGCATGTTGCCAAAATCGCAAAACTTAGCGGTGCGACAATGGTAGTGGATACTGATTCACACCATCCTTCTGACCTGATAACAACAAGCACTGCATTGAAAGTGGCAATGGGAGCAGGCCTTGAAAAGGATGAAGCAAAGCAGGTGCTGGAAAATTCAAGGGTCTTTATATAA
- a CDS encoding DUF211 domain-containing protein → MMNNKSGIRRLVLDVLKPHNPSIVELAGVLGDVEGVDGVNLSLYEMDQKTENVKITLEGLDLDYELIRQEIENMGAVVHSVDEIAAGKKIIEEVETHQDR, encoded by the coding sequence ATGATGAATAATAAGTCAGGGATTCGCAGGTTGGTTCTGGATGTTCTGAAGCCACATAATCCTTCCATAGTTGAACTTGCAGGTGTGTTGGGTGATGTGGAAGGAGTTGATGGTGTCAACCTTAGTCTTTATGAAATGGATCAGAAAACCGAAAATGTAAAAATCACCCTGGAAGGGCTTGATCTTGACTATGAACTTATCCGTCAGGAAATAGAGAATATGGGTGCCGTGGTCCACAGCGTAGATGAGATTGCAGCCGGTAAAAAAATCATCGAAGAAGTGGAGACTCACCAGGATAGGTGA